Part of the Henckelia pumila isolate YLH828 chromosome 2, ASM3356847v2, whole genome shotgun sequence genome is shown below.
ATTGCTTTCCGTGTTTTACGAGGCCCCCAAAATACTTTGAAGAATTTCGGGAATTTCGAGATTCTTGGACTCCAATTTCAGAAAACCCAGATTTTTTTTGGGGTTCTAGGTATGATTAAACCTCCACTCTCATCGTTTGCTGTTCTTTCttggaaaaaaaaagaagtgtGGTTCATATTCTTCGTCCCTTTGTCGGTACTAATTTGATGAGTTATAAAAGAGTGAGGTTGCTGCTTCTCGTGGAAATTGGGTATTGAAATATATGTGGTTTGGTGTTCGTTAATTATTTTGTTCGGAGTTTATCTGTCGGCAGTGATTAGTATGAGGTTTGTGCACTAGTGAGTAGTGACCATCTTTTCATGGAtgtgattttgttttgttttgttttttttttgccaGTTTTCCACTATGTCGAGTCTGGAGGAGCCTCTTGGTCTTGACAAGTTGCCAAGTTTGAGCGAAATCGATCGGGTTCGCATGTTTTCATCCAGGAATGGGTGCAGGCCTATTGGAGAGGATGTTGGAATGGGAAACTGCTGGATTGAAGGGAGAAGTTGCAGCTCATCAAATAGCTGCAAGTGAGTGTAATTTATTTGTTCTGCCAATCAAAATTCCGGGAAAAAGTGTTACCTTAAAAAAGTGATTCAGCGAGAATGAGATTGCTTGCAAATAGGAGAATGCATCAATGGAATGAACCGTTATACTTTGCTTAGCTGTTCTAAAAGGCGGCGCCTAGGCGCTAGGTGGTTGTCCGCGCCGATTTTTAGACTGCTGATGTCTTTTGAGTGCTATTTCATTAATCTGTCGTCTAGAACGCTTAGGCGGCTTGAAATCCGCTAAGTGACCACCTAGatcaatatataatatatattattgatttttttaattttaaacttttaaaaaagaTTATTTGACAAATTTTCCAGATGAAGACGAGGAATATGCATGCGATaattttgagtttgaattcGATAAAGAGGAATTATTGGAAAAATATTAAGATTAACAAGAAGAATTAGATATTCAGGCTAAAAAGAAAAAACCGTCTCTGGCGAATTAGATATTATAGATAAAAACCATCTAGGTGAATTATATATTAAGGTTAAAAAAAACCGCCTAGGCCCCATCTACGTGGCCGCCTAGTCGTCTAGGCGCTAGGCAGTGGGTGACCGGCCGCTTACTGCCTatcgctttttagaacattggttTCATTTATGAGTTTTTGCCTGAGGTATGTATTATTGTTGTATTCACTTGGAGGTGTTTTGATTGTTAGTGAGGAGTTTGAAACTCACTTGGAGGTGTTTTGATTGTTAGTGAGGAGTTTGAAGAGTACATGCAAGATCCTGCTATCACATGGAGAAGAAAAAGGAGAGATTTGCCGCCAAGAACTTCAAGTGTAGGCAGGAGCACCAACCCTCAAGGAACCATGAGTGACTCAAGATACTCACCTCACTATCAGTGTCGTGCTTACTCCAATGGCAAAGACACAGGAGAAACAGAATATTGGGTAATTACCTATCACAAATTCacctgaaaattcaaaaaagcTTTTGTTGCATGGTGGACATTACAGCTGCAAGACACTTTGATAACTCTGATTTTTTTCCTTCAATATGATGACTGAGTTCTATCATACCACTTGTAGTTTTTCAAAGGCATTCCAAGATACGTGAAAATAGTGGAAGTTGGTCCCAGGGACGGGTTACAAAATGAGAAGACGATTGTTCCAACAAATGTCAAGGTTGAATTGATTCGGAAACTTGTTTATTCTGGATTATCGGTTGTCGAAGCTACAAGTTTTGTGTCACCAAAGTGGGTACCACaggtaataaatattttctaaatcaTTGTTTCAAGTTAATCTCTTGATTAATATCTGTACAAAATGCAAGTATGCCTATTGAATCCCTCTTATCCGCTGAAATAGCTGGCAGATGCGAAAAATGTAATGGCTGCAGTTAAGAATTTTGATGGTGTTAAATTGCCTGTTCTGACACCCAATCTTAAGGTCAGTGTTTGATTTGTTGCAGCAGTTCTCTTGTTGTCAATACAAGTTttctaatttttatataatttacttATAGGGGTTCGAAGCTGCTGTTTCAGCCGGGGCAAAAGACATAGCCGTGTTTGCATCAGCTTCCGAGTCATTTTCAAAGTCTAATATTAACTGCAGTATTGAAGAGAGCCTTGCTCGTTATCGTGCTGTGACTACTGCAGCCAGAAAGCTTTCAATTCCTGTGCGCGGGTATAAATATTTGTTTTGTTCAAATGCATGAAATCACATATCTAAACTAAATTCATGAGTCTGACATTGCTATTCAACAGGTATGTCTCTTGTGTTGTTGGTTGCCCTGTTGAGGGTTCAATCTCCCCTTCGAAAGTTGCGTACGTGGCAAAGGAACTTCATGACATGGGTTGCTTTGAGATTTCACTTGGAGATACAATTGGAGTTGCTACGCCTGGTAAATGTCCGAACTAGATCATGTTTTTGGAACTCAGTTGCTTGATGTTTCTTGGCTTTATTCACGCGCAGTTTTGAGATCCTAACCTAATGAGTGTGTATTTGCATAGGTACTGTTCTTCCTATGCTTGAAGCAGTGATGGCTGTTGTTCCTGTCGAGAAACTCGCGGTTCATTTTCACGACACATATGGCCAATCTCTTCCCAATATTCTTCTGTCCCTCCAAGTGAGTAATTAATTTTCCCTTTTATCATGACTGCACAGACAGCTCGTCTGTGGGATTCTTTAGTATTCTTCGTCATATCAATAGTAGCGAACCCAAGTTTTTAGTTAAAACGGGGCGACttaatatattttggaattcaatattttttttagataaatttaaaaagaaaattattttaatttcaatgGATAATATACCCCGCTCCACCTCTTGCTGTTTTTGGCCATGgccattgattattttacttcaAAGAAAAACACCATGTATATGAAACATGAGATAATTATAAGAGCTACTAATTACTATCCTGTGAATATCGAGTCCTTGAAGATGGAACGAGGTAGGGTAAAGTTGCCTAGTATGGATTCGGAATAGAGGCAAAACTAGTCAGTACTTGATTCGAGCTTGGGCTACTTCAGCGAATCATAAGTTGAGTTTACAAAGCACTTGATACAGACGTGATTCATAATTGAGTTTTCAATTGGCAACTGTGGTCGACTTGTCTCA
Proteins encoded:
- the LOC140880544 gene encoding hydroxymethylglutaryl-CoA lyase, mitochondrial-like isoform X2, yielding MSFCLRYVLLLYSLGGVLIVSEEFEEYMQDPAITWRRKRRDLPPRTSSVGRSTNPQGTMSDSRYSPHYQCRAYSNGKDTGETEYWFFKGIPRYVKIVEVGPRDGLQNEKTIVPTNVKVELIRKLVYSGLSVVEATSFVSPKWVPQLADAKNVMAAVKNFDGVKLPVLTPNLKGFEAAVSAGAKDIAVFASASESFSKSNINCSIEESLARYRAVTTAARKLSIPVRGYVSCVVGCPVEGSISPSKVAYVAKELHDMGCFEISLGDTIGVATPGTVLPMLEAVMAVVPVEKLAVHFHDTYGQSLPNILLSLQMGIRVVDSSVSGLGGCPYAKGASGNVATEDVVYMLHGLGVTTNVDMGKLLLAGEYISKYLGRQSGSKTAIALNHITADCSSKI
- the LOC140880544 gene encoding hydroxymethylglutaryl-CoA lyase, mitochondrial-like isoform X1, with the protein product MSSLEEPLGLDKLPSLSEIDRVRMFSSRNGCRPIGEDVGMGNCWIEGRSCSSSNSCNEEFEEYMQDPAITWRRKRRDLPPRTSSVGRSTNPQGTMSDSRYSPHYQCRAYSNGKDTGETEYWFFKGIPRYVKIVEVGPRDGLQNEKTIVPTNVKVELIRKLVYSGLSVVEATSFVSPKWVPQLADAKNVMAAVKNFDGVKLPVLTPNLKGFEAAVSAGAKDIAVFASASESFSKSNINCSIEESLARYRAVTTAARKLSIPVRGYVSCVVGCPVEGSISPSKVAYVAKELHDMGCFEISLGDTIGVATPGTVLPMLEAVMAVVPVEKLAVHFHDTYGQSLPNILLSLQMGIRVVDSSVSGLGGCPYAKGASGNVATEDVVYMLHGLGVTTNVDMGKLLLAGEYISKYLGRQSGSKTAIALNHITADCSSKI